From the Mesoplasma syrphidae genome, the window AATTGCAGCCATAGTACGACCATAAACTGCAATTTTACGGCCATTTTCTTTAGCTGCCATACAAATCTCACCAAGTTTAAAAATGTCTTCTTCAAAAATTCCAACAGCTATTTTAGTTTTCTTTTCTTTAAAAGGTGATGCAATATAATTTTCAATTTTGTGGTTTGGAACAGTAAAATCCATTCTCGATGCATATTCAGCATCAGCAATTAGTGCCAATACCCCTTTTTTGCTAATTTCATTTAAGTGTGCAAAATCAGTTGAAAAATAAGATTGTTCTTTTCCATCAATAATATAATCTCCTGCATACACGATAACTCCATTTTCAGTATGAACGGCAAATCCACATGACTGTGGAGAACTTGATGTTGTTCTGAAAACTTCTACTTTAACTTTCCCAAAATCTAATATATCTCTTTCTTTTATGATGTGAAAATTTTGCTCCTTGTTTTTAACTCTTAATCGTTGAGCTTTAATTTTTAAAACAACCGTTGTAATTTCATTACAATATACTGGAACATCAATTTCTTTTAAAATATAGCTAATTGCTCCTGAATTATACGACGCTGGATTACTAATAAATATCCCTCTAATTTTTTTAATATTATTTTTCAAAAAATCCAACTTCGGAATAACCACATCAACTCCCAAAATTCCTTTATCAGGAAACTTAATCCCAGCATCAAAAATGAACAACTCCTGATCAATTTCTAAAGCAAAAATGTTTTTCCCTCGTTCATCTTGTCCACCAATAGGCATAAATCTAATATTTGCCATACAGCACCTCTTTCTTTTTAAAATTTTAATCTTTAAAATGAATTTTATTATTTCTTTTTTAAAGTTCACTAATCGCGTGATCGTTAGATTAGTTATCAAAGTGTATTTATTTTTATTAATTTTACACTACAAACTTCAAAAATACTTTAAAAATTTAAATTTTTTGTTGTGTATGAGTTATTAGTAATTCCTTTACATTAATATGTTGAGGAAGTTCATAAGCATATAAAATTACATTAGCAACATCTTGAGATTTTAGCCCACCTTTTAAGTTATTTTTATTCACTAAATAGGCATCTAAAACTTCTTTGTTAACTGTTGTATCAAGTAGGTTCGTATCAACAATTCCTGGTTCAATTAAAATGAAACGAACATTATTTTCAGAGTTTTCACGACGAGCTTGTTCTGTAATTGCATTAACCGCAAACTTTGACCCATTATATAAAGCATGGTCAATTGAAGTTCAACGCGAAGCTGTTGATGACAGGTTAATAATCGTTCCATGTTGACGAGCGTTCATTGTTTTTAAGACGCAGTCCATTCCATTTACAACGCCTTTGATATTGACATCTAATGTCGCATATTTATCCTTAAGAGATTGATCAACATATTTTTCCATCGGCATAATTCCTGCGTTGTTAACTAATAAATCTACAGGACCATAAATTTTTTCTGCTTTAAGAATTGCTTGTCGAATCTGCTTAATGTCTGTCACGTCAACCTTAGCCGTTATTTTGTGTTCAATATTAAGTGAATCTAGAATTTCTACTCGACGAGCCATTAACAACACTGGATAACCTTTAGCAGCAAATAATTCGGCTGTTGCTTTACCAATACCAGAAGATGCTCCAGTAATTGCAATTAGGGGTTTTGTTAGTTTCATGTAGGATACTCCTTTTGTATACTAAAAGTATATACTAAATAAAAACACCATAAAATTTAATGGTGCTTTCTATATAAAGTTTAAAAAAGTCAACGCTCCGATATGTTCAACAGAGGCTTTGGCAAAACTATTTGCTGCATAAATTGCAGCAAATATTTCATCCATTTCTGATTCTGAAGTAATCTGACGATTTAGAACTTCATTTATTAATCCAGCAATAAAAGAATCTCCTGCTCCTGTTGTATCAACGACACAGTTACTTTTTAAAACAGGTACTTCATCTATTTGTTGCTTTCAAGCAAATAATGTTCCTTTTGAACCTTGAGTAATACAAATTAAGGCTTCAGGATTAATCTTTTCTAAATTTTGAAGACGCTCAATATTTGAATCCCCACTACTTAAAATTTCCAATTCTTCTTCACTTAGTTTGATTAAAGATGCATTTTTTAATAACGGTTGACAATATACTACAAATTCCGCTACCTTTTTTGGAGTATTTCATAGTTTATCTCTAAAATTGGGGTCAAATGAAAAATAAATTTTATTTGCAATTGCATACTCAACTAGTTGATTATAAGCTTGCTGCAATGAGCCTCCTAAAAAAGCCGTTGCACTTCCGAAATGAATTGCTGCAATGTTTTCTTTTTTAATTTCTTCAATATTTAAGGAATAGTTTTGATCTGCTCCACGAACAAATTGAAAATTACGTTCATTAAACTCATCTAAAGTTACTAAAGCCTTAGTTGTTGCTTGTGAATCGACTTGTAAATAATCTGTCTGAATATTATAGTCATTCATTTTGTTAATAATTGCTTTTCCTTGCTGATCATTTCCGACAGCTCCCAAAAATAGTAGCTCATTTTTAAGTTTACCCAAGCTCGCTGCTACGTTAAATGAAGCGCCACCAATTTCTTCAGTTAGAGTCCCATTGTTATTATAGACGTCTACTAGTGCTTCTCCTAAACATATAATTTTACGCTTCATATTAATTGGCACCTTCCTGCTGATTATCAAATAAAATATTATTATAAACAATTTGAATTGGTTCTAGCTGAAAAGCATCTTTAACCGTCAAACTTGTTTTAACTTGATTATGTTTTTTTAAAAAGAACTTGATTGTCATAGTTTCTTGTCCATCATTGATAAATATCTCCATAGAACTTCGATCAACAAGAATTTTCAGATTAGAAATTTGTTCAATTGCAAATTCATAAATGTTTGGTAAGCTTGTAGCATCCTTATAAGTACATTTACTACGATCAAATCCAAACATATGATTTTTATAAAATAACTTTAGTTTTTCTTTTTTGTCATTTAAAAATTCAATTGTAAATTCCTTTTCTGTATTGATTAAATCAACTTCAATTAAGCCATTTTTGTATTCAATAGTTTTTTGCTGAGTAATATTTGCACTTCGCAGTTTTTCTAATTCAACAATGGGCATCTGGTACAAGTGATTA encodes:
- a CDS encoding carbohydrate kinase family protein, whose amino-acid sequence is MKRKIICLGEALVDVYNNNGTLTEEIGGASFNVAASLGKLKNELLFLGAVGNDQQGKAIINKMNDYNIQTDYLQVDSQATTKALVTLDEFNERNFQFVRGADQNYSLNIEEIKKENIAAIHFGSATAFLGGSLQQAYNQLVEYAIANKIYFSFDPNFRDKLWNTPKKVAEFVVYCQPLLKNASLIKLSEEELEILSSGDSNIERLQNLEKINPEALICITQGSKGTLFAWKQQIDEVPVLKSNCVVDTTGAGDSFIAGLINEVLNRQITSESEMDEIFAAIYAANSFAKASVEHIGALTFLNFI
- a CDS encoding SDR family oxidoreductase, translating into MKLTKPLIAITGASSGIGKATAELFAAKGYPVLLMARRVEILDSLNIEHKITAKVDVTDIKQIRQAILKAEKIYGPVDLLVNNAGIMPMEKYVDQSLKDKYATLDVNIKGVVNGMDCVLKTMNARQHGTIINLSSTASRWTSIDHALYNGSKFAVNAITEQARRENSENNVRFILIEPGIVDTNLLDTTVNKEVLDAYLVNKNNLKGGLKSQDVANVILYAYELPQHINVKELLITHTQQKI